Proteins encoded in a region of the Acipenser ruthenus chromosome 11, fAciRut3.2 maternal haplotype, whole genome shotgun sequence genome:
- the LOC117426784 gene encoding cis-aconitate decarboxylase-like: MLSALKFQRTSRHFSCLRLLHKSAVEVQERPAPEETITSSFGGFIHLVHPGQLSDTVLHRSKRMILDSIGVGLLGSSSHVFELALQHCQQMYAPDYISSVFGRRHTRLSPCLAAFVNGVAVHSMDFDDTWHPATHPSGAVLPALLAIAQMLPGNAKPSGMDLLLAFNVGIEIQGRLMRFSNEAQNIPNRFHPPTVVGPLGSAAACSHLLSLDRLQCSNALAIAASLAGAPMANAATQSKPLHIGNAARLGLEAALLASRGLEASTLILDSTPGCAGFSAFYNDYLPQALPSPVEQDPRFLLEDQDIAFKRFPAHLGMHWVADAACSARELLVNTVGGFHPSMIQNILLRIPLSKYINRPFPESEHQARHSFQFNACTALLDGEVSVQSFSPAFLDRPELLSLLSRVQVEHPLDNPANFNKMYAEVLVTLTTGDVLKGRCDTFYGHWRKPLSRDSLLKKFRANAGAVLPGERVEAIIDAVENIEDMQDCSHLTMHLE, from the exons ATGCTCTCAGCACTCAAG tttcagaGAACCTCGAGGCACTTTTCCTGCCTGCGACTTCTACATAAATCTGCAGTTGaag TGCAAGAAAGGCCTGCCCCAGAGGAGACAATCACCAGTAGTTTTGGAGGGTTCATCCACTTGGTGCACCCGGGCCAGCTGTCAGACACTGTGCTGCACCGCAGTAAGAGGATGATCCTGGACAGCATCGGGGTGGGGCTGCTGGgaagcagctcccatgtcttcGAGCTGGCTCTGCAGCACTGCCAG CAAATGTATGCTCCAGATTACATCAGTTCAGTCTTTGGTCGAAGGCACACAAGACTCTCTCCCTGTCTGGCAGCCTTTGTCAATGGAGTAGCG GTCCATTCAATGGATTTCGATGATACCTGGCACCCAGCCACCCACCCCTCAGGGGCAGTCCTTCCTGCCCTGCTCGCTATTGCTCAGATGTTACCTGGCAACGCCAAGCCCAGTGGGATGGACCTCCTGCTAGCTTTCAACGTGGGCATTGAGATTCAGGGTCGGCTCATGAGGTTCTCCAACGAAGCCCAAAACATCCCCAACAG GTTCCATCCCCCGACTGTAGTGGGCCCTCTGGGTAGTGCTGCTGCCTGCTCCCATTTGCTTTCCCTGGATCGCTTGCAGTGCTCAAACGCCTTGGCGATTGCTGCTTCGCTGGCAGGGGCTCCCATGGCCAACGCTGCCACTCAATCCAAGCCTCTTCATATTGGGAACGCAGCCCGACTTGGTCTGGAGGCGGCACTGCTGGCATCCCGGGGCCTGGAGGCCAGCACACTGATCCTGGACTCAACCCCAGGCTGCGCTGGCTTTAGCGCCTTCTACAACGACTACCTGCCTCAGGCACTGCCCTCCCCGGTGGAACAGGATCCCCGCTTCCTGCTAGAGGACCAGGACATAGCCTTCAAGCGCTTTCCTGCACACCTGGGGATGCACTGGGTGGCAGACGCAGCGTGCTCAGCACGGGAGCTTTTGGTCAACACTGTAGGGGGTTTCCACCCCTCTATGATCCAAAACATCCTACTGAGAATCCCCCTCTCCAAATATATCAACCGGCCCTTCCCTGAATCCGAGCACCAGGCCCGACACTCCTTCCAGTTCAACGCCTGCACTGCTCTGCTGGACGGCGAGGTCAGTGTCCAATCCTTCAGCCCAGCCTTCTTGGACCGTCCTGAGCTGCTCAGCCTCCTGAGCAGAGTACAGGTCGAGCACCCCCTGGACAACCCTGCCAATTTCAATAAGATGTACGCAGAGGTGCTGGTGACCCTCACAACGGGCGATGTCTTGAAGGGTCGTTGCGACACCTTTTATGGACACTGGAGGAAGCCACTGAGTCGTGACAGTCTGCTGAAAAAGTTCCGGGCCAACGCTGGGGCAGTCCTGccaggagagagagtggaggccaTCATTGATGCCGTGGAGAACATAGAAGACATGCAGGACTGCTCCCACCTCACCATGCACCTGGAGTGA